The genomic segment CTTCGGGGGCACGGGCGAGACGCCCGGGCTCGGCTACGAGTTCCCCGGAAGGGAGTACGTGCTGCCCGCCACGGAAAGGCACTACCAGATCGGGCGGCCCGGCCTGGTCGACACGCCCACCGGCAGCCAGGGCCCGTGCGTGGGCTGCCACTTCAGCTCGGCGGAGCCCCACACCCTGGCCGCCGCGCGCCACGATCCGGTCACCGGCGCCGTCTTCGCGATCGAGAGCCAGGCGTGCGCGGCCTGCCACCAGGTGGTGCCCGGGCTCGGGGACTTCCGCCTCACGCCCCAGATCCTCGAGGGCAAGCGCGCCGGCTTCCTGGCGGCCGTGGCCGTCCTGAAGGAGCTCCTGTGGAGCCAGGGGTACGGAGTCCAGGACGACTGGCCCTACTTCACCCGGACGAACTGGGGAGAAGACGACGAGGCGGGCCGCAACACCCTGGGCGCAGCCTTCAACTTCGCGCTCCTGAGCCACGAGCCCGGCGCCTACGTGCACAACCCGTACTACGCAAAGCAGCTGCTCTACGACACCATCGACTGGGTAGCCAACGGCGCCCTGGACCACGGCGTCTTGAGCGCGATCCAGACCCTGCCGGCGAGCCCCAGCTTCTCCGGGAGCTTTGCCGAGCACTACAGCCCGGCGGCGGCCATCCAGTACCTGGTGGACCTGGGCCGGTAGCCGACTCGCTGCCGGGATGCGTCCGGAGCCCTGCCGCCCTGCGGCGGGGCTCCGGCGCGTTTGGCCTTCCCGGTCACCCCGCCCTTCGCTACACTGCCACCTCCCTCCTCCCCCACCCTGGAAGACCCCGTGCCTCGAGACCTCGCGTCCCTCCTCGCCCAGGAGCTGCAACTGCGCCTCCCCCAGGTTCGGGCGGTCGTCGAGCTCCTGGGCTCCGGCGCCACCATCCCGTTCGTGGCCCGTTACCGCAAGGAGGCCACGGGGAGCCTGGACGAGGTGCAGATCGCCGCGGTGTGGGACCGGTACGGCTACCTCAGGGAGCTGGAGGACCGCAAGGAAACGGTAAAGGCCGCGGCGCAGGGCCAGGGCAAGCTCACCGAGGATCTTGGAGCCCGGATCGACGCCTGTCTCACCAAGCAGGAGCTCGAGGACCTCTACCTCCCGTTTCGGCCCAAGCGCCGCACCCGGGCCGACGCGGCTCGGGAAAAGGGCCTCGAGCCCCTGGCGCTCCGGGCCCTGGCTCAGGAGGACGTGGCGGGAGCCCTGCCGGAGCTCGCCGCACCGTTCGTAAACCGGGAGGCCGGCCTGGAAACTCCCGAGGACTGCCTCGCCGAAGCTGCCTACATCGTGGCCGAGACCGTGGCCCACGATCCCGCGGCCCGAGCCGAGGCGCGCGCGCTGACCGCCTCGAAGGGACGGCTGCGCAGCGCGGTCCTGCCCGAGAAGGTCGGCGAGCGCACCAAGTTCGAGGCCTACTACGACTTCGGCGAAGCCGCGGCCACGGTGCCTTCCCACCGGGTCCTGGCCGTGCGCCGGGGCGAGGAGGAGGGGGTGCTCCGGGTCTGGATCGATGCCCCCGAAGAGGAGATCCTCGGCCGCCTGGCGCGCCGCACCGTCATCAACCCCCGCTCGGTCTGGCGCGACTACCTCCTGGCCGCGGTGGGAGACGCCTACCGGCGCCTGCTCGCCCCCTCCATCGAGATCGACGTGCGGGTGGAGCTCAAGGAACGGGCCGACGAGGCCGCCATCGAGGTCTTCGCCCAGAACCTGCGCCACCTGCTCCTGGAGAGCCCGGCCGGGCGAGAGCCCGTGCTCGCCATCGACCCGGGCTTTCGTACCGGCTGCAAGGTGGTGATCCTCTCCGAGCTCGGGGACCTGCTGGAGTGGCGCCCCATCTACCCCCATCCCCCCCAAGGCCGAGCACAGGAGGCGCGCGCCGTGCTCGCAGACCTCATCGGCCGCCACCGGCCCGCCTTCGCCGTGGTGGGCAACGGCACCGCGGGCCGGGAGACCGAGGCCCTGGTGGCCGCACTCCTCGTGGAGCACCCGGAGTGGGGCTGCCGCTGCCTCACCGTCTCCGAGGCGGGGGCGAGCGTGTACTCGGCCTCGGAGGTGGCGCGAGAGGAGCTGCCGGAGCTCGACGTCTCGGTGCGCGGCGCGGTAAGCATCGGACGCCGGTTCCAGGACCCCCTGGCCGAGCTCGTGAAGATCGACCCCAAGTCCATCGGGGTGGGGCAGTACCAGCACGACGTGAGCCAGCCCCGGCTGCGCAGGGCCCTGGACCGGGTGGTGGAGTCCTGCGTGAACGCCGTGGGAGTAGACGTCAACACCGCCAGCCCCTCCCTCCTGCGCCACGTGGCCGGGGTGGGGGAGGGCCTGGCGAGGAACATCGTGGCGTACCGCCAGGAGCGGGGGGCCTTTCGGACCCGTCGCGACCTGAAGGAGGTACCCCGCCTGGGACCCAGGGCCTTCGAGCAGGCCGCCGGGTTTCTTCGGATTCCGGGGGGCGAGAACCCCCTCGACGCCTCGGCCGTGCATCCCGAGCGCTACCCGGTGGTGGAGCAGATGGCTCGGGACCTGGGGGTGGCGGTCTCGGCCCTGGTGGGCCATGCGGACCTGGCGCAACGCCTGGACCCGGCCCGGTACGTGGCGGGAAACCTGGGCCTGCCCACCGTGCGCGACATCCTGGAGGAGCTCAAGAAGCCCGGGCGCGACCCCCGGCGGGAGTTCGCCCCGGTGCGCTTCGACGAGCGGGTGCAGGAGATGGGCGACCTCTCGGAGGGCATGGTGCTCCCGGGCGTCGTCACCAACGTGACCCACTTCGGGGCGTTCGTGGACGTGGGGGTGCACGAGGACGGTCTGGTCCACGTCTCGGAGCTTGCCGACCGGTTCGTGAAGGACCCGGCCGAGGTGGTGAGCGTGGGGCAGCGGGTGCAGGCGCGCGTCCTCGCCGTGGACCTGGAGCGAAAGCGCATCTCCCTCTCGCTCAAGAGCCCGGGGGCCGGGCGCCAAGAGCCGAGGAGGGAACGGTCCCAGCCCCGCCCTGGCGCCGAGGATTGGAAGACAAGGCTCTCCTCCCGGTTTCGGACGAGCGGGTGACGGGCCCCAACGGACAACGTGCAACAGGCAACCGCCAACCGGCGCCTGCCCTGGACGTGCCGAGATTCGGTGTTAGATTCGTCGCCCACGCGGCCCTCACCGGGCCCCCACCGGGACGCACAGGAGGACCCCATGCTGAGCAAGAAGCTGCAAGACGCCCTGAACGAGCAGATGAAGAACGAGTTCTACTCGGGCTATCTCTACAAAGGGATGCAGGCGTACTTCGAGGGCGAGGAGCTCAAGGGGTTCGCCACCTGGTTCAAGGTCCAGACCCTGGAGGAGCTCTCCCACGGGGAGAAGTTCTTCAACTTCATCAACGAGGCGGGCGGCAAGGCCGAGCTGCGGCCGCTCGACGCCGTGAAGGCCGAGTACAACTCGCCCCTGGAGGCCTTCGAGGCGGCCCTGAAGCACGAGCAGTTCGTGACCTCGCGGATCAACGACCTCATGGATCTCGCCCGCAAGGAGAGCAACCACGCGGCCCAGATCTTCCTCCAGTGGTTCGTCACCGAGCAGGTGGAAGAGGAGGCGAGCGCCACGGGCTACGTCAAGAAGCTCAAGATGGTGAAGGGAGACGGCCGGGGAATCCTCCTCCTGGACCAGGAGGCCGGCCAGCGGGTCTTCACGCCGCCTCCCGGCCTGTGAGGCCCGCGCAGGCGTTCCCGAAAGGGCCCGGCGACCCCGGGCCTTTTCTGTTACCATGAAGCGCGTGCAGGCTGCTTTTTCAGCAGCCTCCCGACCCGACCCTGGGGTACACCGTGACGCGCCAGCCCTGCGCCAGAGCGCCCCGTCGCACCCGCTGCGAGGCCCTCCCGGCCCTCGATGCCCGGGAGTGGCGCGCGGTGCTCGACGCCGTGAACGACCCCATCTTCGTCCACGACGCCGCCACCGGCGACATCCTCGAAGCGAACCGAGCTGCGTGCGAGCTCTACGGGTGGTCGCGGGAGGAGCTTCGCACCCTCGCCATGGCCGACCTGAGCAGCGGGGCGCCCCCCTGCACCCAGGAGGACGCGGCAGGCTGGGTGCGCCGGGCGGCGGAAGTCGGGCCGCAACGCTTCGAGTGGGTAGCCCGCCACAGGGACGGCCGGCGCTTCTGGGCCGAGGTCAGCCTGCGTCGCGTGGACGTGGGGGGCAGGCCGCGGGTGGTGGCCAGTGTGCGCGACATCACCGCGCGCAAGGGGGCCGAGGCCTCCCTGCGGGTGAGCGAGCAGCGCTACCAGAACGCGTTTCGGGAGGCCGGCATCGGCATGGCGATGTGCGCACCCGACGGACGGTTCCTCCAGGTCAACCGCGCCCTGTGCGAGATGCTGGGATACTGCGAGGACGCGCTCGACGGCGTCTCGGTGCTCGACGTGACCCACCCGGAAGACCGGGAGGCCAGCCGAGAGCACCTGGAGCGCCTGCTCGGGGGAGAGCTCGGCAGTTACCGGTTCGAGAAGCGGTATCTCACCCGGGGCGGGGAGACCCGCTGGGGCTCGGTGGTCGTCACCCTGGTTCGAGACGTCGCGGGGGCCCCCCTGCACACGGTGAGCCAGATCCAGGACATCACCGAGCGCCGGCGAGCAGAAGAGGCCTTGCGGGAGAGCGAGCGAAAGTACCGGACCCTCCTGGAGACCACGGGCACGGGCTTCGTCATCGCCGACCTGGACGGACGCATCCTCGACGCCAACGCCGAGTACGTGCGGCTTGCGGGTCACCGGTCCCTCGGCGAGATCCGGGGCCGCAGCGCCCTGGAGTGGACCGCGCCCCACGACCGGGAGCGAAACGCCGCCGCCATCGCCGAGTGCCTGTCCCAGGGGAAGCTGCGCAACTTCTCGGTGGACTACGTGGACGCCCAGGGCCGGCCGACGCCGCTCGAGATCAACGCCAGCGCCCTCGAGACCGCCCAGGGGCCGCGCATCCTGGGTCTGTGCCAGGACGTCTCCCAGCGCCGGGCCGCGGAGGAGGCGAGGGCGGCCCTGGAGCGGGAGCTCCACCGCAGCCACGCCCTGGAGGCGGTGGGGCGCCTGGCGGGGGGCGTCGCCCACGACTTCAACAACATCCTGGGAAGCATCCTGGGGTCGGTGTACGTGGCGCGCATGGAAGGGGGCTGGGAGGGGTCGGCCGCGGCGGAGCTCGGCCGCATCGAGACCCTGTGCAAGCGGGGGGGCGAGCTGACGCGGCAGCTCCTCACGGTGGCGCGGCGCCCCCCGGGGCAGGAAGAGGCGCTCGACGTGAGCCGTCAGGTGGGGGAAGTGCGCCAGCTCCTCGAGCGCACCCTGCCCCGGGACATCCGGCTGGAGGTGGAATCGGAAGAAGGGCTCCCCGCCGTGCGGGCAGACCGCGCCGGGGTCACCGCGGTGCTCCTCAGCCTGGCCCTCAACGCCCGAGATGCCATGCCCGCGGGGGGCCTGCTCCGGATGCGCGCCCGCCGGCGCCAGGAGAAGAGTGGCGAGGAGTGGGTGCACCTGGAGGTCGCCGACTCGGGCCCCGGTATCCCCGAGCACCTGCGCGACCGGCTGTTCGAACCCTTCGTCACCACCAAGGCCATCGGGAAGGGCATGGGCCTGGGGCTCTCCACGGCCCGGGCGGCGGTGCAGGGCTGGGGCGGCGACATACGGGTGGACTCGGCCCCCGGCCGGGGGAGCACCTTCACGGTGCGCCTGCCGGCGTGGAGCGGGGACCGGGGCGGCGAGAGCCCGAAGAGCCGCTCCCACCCCCTCACCACGGCTCCCCTCCTGGTGGTGGAGGACGAGGAAGGGGTCGCCCGGCTCATGACCCTGACCCTGGAGGCACAGGGCTACATCACGGTACAGGCCGCCACCGGCGTCGAGGCGCTGGAACGGATGCGAGAGCGGCGCGGCGCCTTCGGCCTGGTCATTCTCGACCTCGTCCTGCCCGAGCTCAGGGGCGAGCAGGTGTACCGCGTGCTCCGCGGGCTGACCCCCGAGGTGCCCGTGCTCGTGGTGTCGGGCCGGGAGGACCTGGCCAAGGCCCTGGCTCCCTGCGGCCCGACCCTCGTCAAGCCGTTCTCCGCCGAAGAGTTTCTCGACGCCGTCGCCCGCGCGCTGCGCTCCGGCGCCTGAGGCGCGGCAGATTCCCTTGCTCCGAGAGGCATCCATGCCAAGGGCTTCCCTACTCCCTTTCCTGGCGGCCCTGATGTGGGCCGCGCCGGCCGGCGCCGCCGCAACCGTGCACCACGCGCTGGCCGTGGACCTCGACCCCGCCGCCCAACGCCTCCGAGCGGAGGCGACGGTCACCATCCCCGAGGCCCTGGTTGCATCGGAGGGGGGTTCTGTGGTGTTTCGCCTCCATCCGGCCCTGGCGGTGGCCGTCACGACCCCCGGGGCGGCGCTGGAGCCCGCTGCCGGTCCGGTGGGGGCAGGCTCCGCCTACCGGGTCCGCCTTCCCCCCGGGGTGCGCACCTTCGGCCTGCGCTACGAGGGGAAGATCCACGACCCCCTCTCGGAAGAGAAGGATTACGCCCGGGGGTTTCGACAGACCTCGGGGCTGGTGGCCGAAGAGGGCGCGTTCCTCTCGGGAGCCACCCTCTGGGTGCCCCAGGTGGGCTCGGAGCTCGTCACCTTTTCCCTCGAGGTTCGCCTGCCCCCGGGGTGGGACGCGGTGAGCCAGGGCCGGCGAACCCTCCACGAGCGCCGCCCCGACGGCACCCGGGTGCGCTGGGAGGAAGAAGCTCCCCAGGACGAGATCTACCTGATCGCCGGACCCTTTACCGAAACCTCCCGCACCGCCGGGCCGGTGGAGGTCCAGGTCTTCCTCCGGGCCCCCGACCCGGCCCTGGCGGCCCGGTACCTGGAGGTGGGCGGCCAGTACCTGGCCATGTACTCCCGGCTGTTGGGCCCTTACCCCTACGCCAAGTTCGCCCTGGTGGAGAACTTCTGGGACACGGGCTACGGCATGCCCTCCTTCACCTTGCTGGGCTCCCGGATCATCCGGTTCCCCTTCATCCTCCACTCCTCGTACCCCCACGAGATCCTCCACAACTGGTGGGGCAACGGGGTGTACGTGGACTACGCCTCGGGCAACTGGAGCGAGGGGCTCACGGCCTACCTGGCGGACCACCTGGTGCAGGAGGGGCGCGGCCAGGGGGCCGAGTATCGCCAGTCCACCCTCCAGAAGTATGCCGACTACGCCGCCCGGGAGCGGGATTTTCCCCTGCGGGAGTTCCGGGGCCGCCACAGCTCGGCCAGCGAGGCGGTGGGGTACGGCAAGAGCCTCCTGTTCTACCACATGCTCCGACGGCAGCTCGGGGACGAGGCCTTCGTCCGGGGGCTGCGGGGTTTCTACAGCGGGAACAAGTTCCGGGCGGCCACCTTCGACGACCTGCGCCTGGCGCTGGAGGTGGCGTCGGGCAGGGACCTCCGGGACGAGTTTGCCCAGTGGGTGGACCGGGCCGGGGCGCCGGTGCTCGCCCTGGGGGAGTCCACCGCGGAGCCCGCGCCCGCACCCACACCCGCAGATGCCGGGTGGACGCTTCGCCTCCGGCTCGACCAGATCCAGGAGGCCCCCCCCTATCGGCTCCGGGTACCGGTGGCCGTGACCCTGGAGGGACGGACCGAGGTCCACAGGACCGTGGTGGAGGCCCACGACAAGCACGGGATCGCCGAGATCCCGCTCCCCGCCCGGCCGCTGCGGATCGACGTGGACCCGGAGTTCGACCTCTTCCGGCGCCTGGACCCGGCCGAGCTCCCCCCGGCCCTGAGCGGCGGGTTCGGGGCCGAGAGGGTGCTCGCACTCCTGCCGTCGGCCGGCCCGCCCGCGCTGCTGGCTGCCTACCGGGAGCTCGCCCGGGGATGGGCGCGGTCCCAGGCGGGGCAGTGGGAAATCGCCGAGGACCGGGACGTGGCGTCCCTTCCCCCGGACCGGGCGGTGTGGCTCCTGGGCTGGGAAAACCGCCACCTCCCCGCCCTGGCCGAGGCCCTGCGCCCCTACGGCGCCACCGTGGGCTCCGGCGGCGCCGTCTGGCCCGGCGCCGAGGTCGAACGGGGGCAAGGCTCGGTCGTCCTCACGGCGCGCCACCCCGGGGACCCATCCCTCACGGTGAGCCTGGTGGCTACCGAAAACCCCGCGGCCATCCCGGGGCTGGGGCGCAAGCTGCCCCACTACCACAAGTACAGCTACCTGGCCTTCGAGGGCGACGAGCCCGACAACACCCACAAGGGCCGCTGGCCCGTGGTGGGCTCCCCCCTCACCGGGGCGCTGCTGCCCGGACCCCTCCCGGAGGCGGGCTCCCTGCCCCCCCGGGAGCCCCTGGCCCGGCTTCCCCCGGCCTTTTCCGCCGAGCGGATGGGCGAGACCGTCCGGGCCCTGGCCGGCCCGGCCCTGGAGGGCCGGGGCTTCGGGAGCCCCGGCCTGGAGCAGGCCGCCCAGCTCATCGCGGAGCGGTTCCGCGCCGCGGGGCTCGCCCCCGGAGGCGACGGGGGGTCCTACTTCCAGTCCTTCCGGGCCCGGGGAGGAGACCCCGAAGGGGAGGCAGCGCTGCGCAACGTCATCGGGGTCCTGCCGGGCACCCGGGCCGAGTGGTCCGGCCAGAGCGTGGTGCTCGGGGCCCACTACGACCACCTGGGCCGGGGCTGGCCGCCGGGCCGGGCCGAAGACCGCGGCCGGGTCCACCCCGGGGCGGACGACAACGCCAGCGGGGTGGCGGTGCTCCTGGAGCTCGCCGGGGCCCTGGGGCCCGGTTCGGACGGGGCCTGGCGCCCCGAGCGCACCGTGGTCTTCGCCGCCTTCGCGGGGGAGGAGGCGGGCCGCCTGGGCTCCCGCCACTACGTGGCGGCCGAGGGCCCGCACCCGGCCTCCCGGGCCACGGCCATGGTCAACCTGGATACCGTGGGGCGCCTGGGCTCGGGGAAGCTCCTGGTGCTGGGGGCCGGCACCGCCCGGGAGTGGGTCCACATCTTCAACGGCGCGGGCTTCGTCACCGGCGTGCCCCTGGAGGTGGTGAGCCGGGATCCGGGGGGGAGTGACCAGGTGAGCTTTCACGAAGCGGGCATCCCCGCCGTGCAGCTCTTCACGGGCCCCCACCTGGACTACCACCGGCCCACCGACACCCCGGACCGGGTCGACGGGGACGGCCTGGTCCGGGTTGCCTCCGTCGTCAAAGAGGTGCTGGAATATCTGGCCGGGCGCGCCGACCCGCTCACGAGCACCCTGCCCGGGGTTGGGGGCGCGGGGGGCTCCCTCGGGGAAGCCGAGGGCCGGCGCAAGGTCTACCTGGGCACCGTTCCCGATTTCGTACACGAGGGACCGGGAGTGCGGCTCTCCGACGTGGCCCCGGGCTCCCCCGTGGAGCGGGCGGGCCTGCGCCCCGGCGACGTGATCCTGGTCCTGGGGGAGACCCCCGTGGGGTCCCTCTCCGACTACTCCCGGGCGCTCAAGGTCCTGGCCCCCGGCGACGAGGTACGGGTGCGCTACCTGCGCGACGGCGAGCCGCGGGAGGCGGCAGCCCGGGTGGAGGAGAGGTAAGGGGCGCCTGGTCCGAGATCCCAACGCCTCCCATAGGTCCCCTACGTCCCATAGGTCCCATCGTCCACCAGAACGCAAAGGAGGCTCCCGGTGCACACAAGCGCAAAGGTGGCAATCGCCGCAGCGGTAGGGCTCCTGCTGGGGGCGGCCCAGGCCTATGCCGCCGACCTCTCGGCCCCCGGTCGCATCACCGCGGTCACGGTCTTTCCCGACCGTGCCCTGGTGACCCGGACGGTGGAGGTGGACGTGCCGGAGGGGGACTCGGTCGTGACGGTTCCGGGCCTTCCGGCCGGGCTCCTGGAGGACTCCCTGCGGGTGGAGGGCGCAGCCGACGTCCCCCTGGTGATCGGCTCCCTGGAGAGCCGCCGGGTCTTCGCCGAGGAGCTCGTGGGGGACCGGGAGCGGACCCTCGCCGCCGAACTGCAAGGCCTCAGGGACGAAGAGCGCGCCTGGGCCGACCGGACGCGGGCCCTCCAGACCCAGCTCGCCTTCATCCAGGCCCTGGGCAAGAAGCTCCCCGAGCGCCTCGACGCGGAGCTCCTCCACGGCCGCGCGGAGCCCGGCTCCTGGAAAGAGGCCTGGACCGCCGTGGGCTCCGGCGCGGCCGAGACCTACGCCGCGATCCAGGAGGCCGAGGGGCGCCAGCGGGAAGTCGCCGAGAAGATCCGCAAGGTACAGCAGGAGCTCGACCAGGTGGCCACGGACCGCCGGGAGGAAGTCCGCGCCCGGGTCAACCTGAGCGCCCCGCGCCCCGGCCGGGCCACCCTCTCCCTCTCCTACCAGGTCGGGGGCGCGGCCTGGTGGCCCGCCTACGACGCGCGCCTGGCCACGGAGGAGGGCGTGGTGCACCTCGCCCAGCTCGCCCAGGTGCGCCAGAGCACCGGGGAGGACTGGACCGGGGTGGCCCTGACCCTCTCCACCGCCCGGCCCGCCCTGGGGGCCCAGGTGCCCGAGCTTCCTCCCTGGTACATCGACATCCTCCAGGTGCGCCCCCTGGCCCGTGCCAAGGCCGCGCCCACGCTTGCCGAGGGCGCCGCGCGCCTGGAGATGGATACCCTTGCCGCACCCGCCGCCGCGCCAGCGCCTTTGCGCGCCGAGCGGGCCCAGGCGGAGGTGGTGGCCGGTGAGTTCGCCGCCGCCTACCGCATCCCGGGGCCCGCCAGCGTGCCCGCCGACAGCCAGCCCCACCAGTTCGCGGTGGGCAGCCGGGCCCTGCCTGCCCGCATCTCGGTGCGGGCCGTGCCCAAGGCAGAGCCCCTCGGCTACCTCCTGGCCAAGGCGACCTTCGAGGGGGAAGCGGCGCTCCTGCCCGGCCAGGTGTCCCTCTTTCGGGGAGACGCCTACATCGGGAAGGTGGCCCTGCCGCTGACCCGGCCCGGGGAGGAGGTGGAGCTCTCCTTCGGCGCAGACGACCGGGTGCGGATCGCCTACGCCTTCGACACGGGGGAGCGGTCGCGCAAGGGGATCTTCGAGAAGCGCCGCAGGGAGGAGCGGCGCTACCGCATCGAGGTGACCAACCACCACGGCCGCCCCCTGGACGTGGCCGTGTGGGATCAGCTCCCGGTCCCCCAGGACGAGCGCATCCAGGTGGAGCTCCTCCCCGACTCCACCCCACCCACCGAGCGCGACCCCGAGGGGCTGCGGGGCGTGGTGGTGTGGCGCCGCACCTACCCGCCGGACGAGAAAGTCCGTATCCTCTTCGGCTACGCCGTAAGCTATCCGGAGGGGGAGCAGGTTCCGGGGTTCTAGGACCTTCGAGAGCTGGGGAGGAGCATCGAGATGCCGCACAAACTGCGAAACGCCCTGGGAGCACACCTCTTCGACCAGGCTTCGGACCCGGTCTTCGTGCTCGATCCCGCCGGTACGTTTCTCGACATCAACCGCGCCGCAGCCCGCTACCTGGGCCGGCCCGCCGAACACATCCTGGGCCGGTCGGTGGCCGAGATCTTCCCTGCGGAGCACGCGGCCGAGCACCTGGAGGTGATCCGCCGGGTGGTGGCCACCGGCGAGCCCTTCCTGGAAGAGCGGCCCACCGCCATCGGCGGCGAGACCTTCTTCTTTCAGTACGCCGTGCACCGGCTCGAGGGGGAGGACGGCGCGCCCCTCGGGGTGCTCGGGATGGTGCGCGACGTGACGAGCCTGGTGGCCCTGGAGCGCCGCTACGCCGAGCTCTACGACAAGGCTACCGACGCCCTCTTCGGCATCGACCGGGAGGGCCGCATCCGGGTGCTCAACCGCCAGGCGGAGGAGATGTCGGGGTACAGCCGCGACCTGGTGGAGAGCCTGCACTTCTCGGAGGTGATCGCCCCGGAGGAGGTGGGGCGGCTCAAGCGGTACTTCGAAGACCGGCTCGCGGGGCGCGAGGCCCCCACCGAGTATGAAGTGCGCTACCTCCACGCCACGGGGGAAGAGCGCTGGGCCGAGGTCCACGTCTCGCGCCATTCCACAGTGCAGGACACGTTCCAGGCCTCGATTCGCGACGTCACCGCCCGCAAGCGCCTCGAGGCGCTGCGCAGCGAGTTCCTCCACATGGTCAGCCACGACGTGAAGAACCCCCTGACCGTGATCCAGGGGTTCGCCACCGCCATGGCCTCGGGTGCCTACGGAGAACCCAGCGCCGAGCAGGCGGAGGCCCTGGGGCGCATCGTGGAAGCGAGCCGCCGGGTTCGCCACCTCATGGATCAGTTCCTCCTGGCCGAACGGCTCGACGCCGAGGGAGCCTGGTCTGCGGAGCTCGGCACCGTCGGGGCCTCCCTGGATGCGGCGGTCTGCGCCTTCCAAGCCGAAGCCGCGGCCCGGAACGTCCGCGTGGAGGTGAACGCAGGCGAAGCGCGGGGTCTGCACGTGGCCGACGGTACCGCGGTACGGCACATCCTCGAGAACCTCCTCTCCAACGCCCTCAAGTTCACCCCGCCGGGTGGCCGCGTCACGGTGCGGGCCCTCCACGACCCCGGGGAGCTGCGCCTCGAAGTGGAAGACACGGGACCCGGCATCCCCGAGGCGGAGCTCGGGCGCGTCTTCGAGCGCTTCTTCCGAGGCTCGGCTAGCCGCGGGTCCCCCGGCTCCGGCCTGGGCCTCCACATCGTGAGGCGCCTCGCGGATCTGTGCGGCGGCCGGGTCGCCGTTGCCAGCCAGCCCGGCGAAGGCACCCGCTTCACCGTCTCGCTACCGCTGGGAGCCGAGGGACGGGTGCGTGACGGGTGACGAGCCGGATCGGACCGATCGGTCGAATCCGTCGGATCGGTCGACAGCCCCAACACGCAACCCGCAACTTGCAAAGTGCAACCAGCAACCCGCAAAGGATCTTCCATGTCCGACGAGCTGACGAAAAAGACGGCCGACACCGCCAGGCTCTACTTCGAAGGGGTAACGGGCGAGCGCCCCTACGAGCTGTGGCGCTCCTTCGACAAGGGACTCGCCCGGGACCTCTCCGTCTTCATCACGGGGCAGATGTACGCTCGGGAGGTCATCCCCCATCCCGTGCGCCAGATGGTCACGGTCGCGGCGCTGACCGTGCTCGAACGCACCGAGGAGCTCGAGCTCCACCTCCAGGCGGCCCTCAACGTGGGGGTGAAGCCCCGGGAGCTGGCCGAGGTCGTCTTCCAGACCGCGGTCTACGGAGGCGTTCCCGCCATGAACCAGGGCCTCAAGGCCCTGCGCCGGGTTCTGGAGCAGCGGGGCCTGTGGCCCCTGCCGGCGCAGTAGGACGAAACGAGGGCAACGTCTCCGGATGGCCACGAAGGGAGATCAAGACCACAACCTCTGAGGCCGCGAAAGAACACAAGGAGCGCAAAGAAAGGCCGAGAACTTCTCTGGGTTTGTGACCGCGTCGGCGGGAGCTGGGACATGCACGCCATGGTGGCAAACCGCCTCTCCCGTCTGCCTGGTTCCCCGCGCACAGGAGCCCCATGAAGTTTACCAGCGAAGAGATCCTCGAAACCGTCGGGATGATCGCCGACGACAACCTCGACATCC from the Thermodesulfobacteriota bacterium genome contains:
- a CDS encoding PAS domain S-box protein, which gives rise to MPHKLRNALGAHLFDQASDPVFVLDPAGTFLDINRAAARYLGRPAEHILGRSVAEIFPAEHAAEHLEVIRRVVATGEPFLEERPTAIGGETFFFQYAVHRLEGEDGAPLGVLGMVRDVTSLVALERRYAELYDKATDALFGIDREGRIRVLNRQAEEMSGYSRDLVESLHFSEVIAPEEVGRLKRYFEDRLAGREAPTEYEVRYLHATGEERWAEVHVSRHSTVQDTFQASIRDVTARKRLEALRSEFLHMVSHDVKNPLTVIQGFATAMASGAYGEPSAEQAEALGRIVEASRRVRHLMDQFLLAERLDAEGAWSAELGTVGASLDAAVCAFQAEAAARNVRVEVNAGEARGLHVADGTAVRHILENLLSNALKFTPPGGRVTVRALHDPGELRLEVEDTGPGIPEAELGRVFERFFRGSASRGSPGSGLGLHIVRRLADLCGGRVAVASQPGEGTRFTVSLPLGAEGRVRDG
- a CDS encoding M20/M25/M40 family metallo-hydrolase; translation: MPRASLLPFLAALMWAAPAGAAATVHHALAVDLDPAAQRLRAEATVTIPEALVASEGGSVVFRLHPALAVAVTTPGAALEPAAGPVGAGSAYRVRLPPGVRTFGLRYEGKIHDPLSEEKDYARGFRQTSGLVAEEGAFLSGATLWVPQVGSELVTFSLEVRLPPGWDAVSQGRRTLHERRPDGTRVRWEEEAPQDEIYLIAGPFTETSRTAGPVEVQVFLRAPDPALAARYLEVGGQYLAMYSRLLGPYPYAKFALVENFWDTGYGMPSFTLLGSRIIRFPFILHSSYPHEILHNWWGNGVYVDYASGNWSEGLTAYLADHLVQEGRGQGAEYRQSTLQKYADYAARERDFPLREFRGRHSSASEAVGYGKSLLFYHMLRRQLGDEAFVRGLRGFYSGNKFRAATFDDLRLALEVASGRDLRDEFAQWVDRAGAPVLALGESTAEPAPAPTPADAGWTLRLRLDQIQEAPPYRLRVPVAVTLEGRTEVHRTVVEAHDKHGIAEIPLPARPLRIDVDPEFDLFRRLDPAELPPALSGGFGAERVLALLPSAGPPALLAAYRELARGWARSQAGQWEIAEDRDVASLPPDRAVWLLGWENRHLPALAEALRPYGATVGSGGAVWPGAEVERGQGSVVLTARHPGDPSLTVSLVATENPAAIPGLGRKLPHYHKYSYLAFEGDEPDNTHKGRWPVVGSPLTGALLPGPLPEAGSLPPREPLARLPPAFSAERMGETVRALAGPALEGRGFGSPGLEQAAQLIAERFRAAGLAPGGDGGSYFQSFRARGGDPEGEAALRNVIGVLPGTRAEWSGQSVVLGAHYDHLGRGWPPGRAEDRGRVHPGADDNASGVAVLLELAGALGPGSDGAWRPERTVVFAAFAGEEAGRLGSRHYVAAEGPHPASRATAMVNLDTVGRLGSGKLLVLGAGTAREWVHIFNGAGFVTGVPLEVVSRDPGGSDQVSFHEAGIPAVQLFTGPHLDYHRPTDTPDRVDGDGLVRVASVVKEVLEYLAGRADPLTSTLPGVGGAGGSLGEAEGRRKVYLGTVPDFVHEGPGVRLSDVAPGSPVERAGLRPGDVILVLGETPVGSLSDYSRALKVLAPGDEVRVRYLRDGEPREAAARVEER
- a CDS encoding carboxymuconolactone decarboxylase family protein, which produces MSDELTKKTADTARLYFEGVTGERPYELWRSFDKGLARDLSVFITGQMYAREVIPHPVRQMVTVAALTVLERTEELELHLQAALNVGVKPRELAEVVFQTAVYGGVPAMNQGLKALRRVLEQRGLWPLPAQ
- a CDS encoding mucoidy inhibitor MuiA family protein; this translates as MHTSAKVAIAAAVGLLLGAAQAYAADLSAPGRITAVTVFPDRALVTRTVEVDVPEGDSVVTVPGLPAGLLEDSLRVEGAADVPLVIGSLESRRVFAEELVGDRERTLAAELQGLRDEERAWADRTRALQTQLAFIQALGKKLPERLDAELLHGRAEPGSWKEAWTAVGSGAAETYAAIQEAEGRQREVAEKIRKVQQELDQVATDRREEVRARVNLSAPRPGRATLSLSYQVGGAAWWPAYDARLATEEGVVHLAQLAQVRQSTGEDWTGVALTLSTARPALGAQVPELPPWYIDILQVRPLARAKAAPTLAEGAARLEMDTLAAPAAAPAPLRAERAQAEVVAGEFAAAYRIPGPASVPADSQPHQFAVGSRALPARISVRAVPKAEPLGYLLAKATFEGEAALLPGQVSLFRGDAYIGKVALPLTRPGEEVELSFGADDRVRIAYAFDTGERSRKGIFEKRRREERRYRIEVTNHHGRPLDVAVWDQLPVPQDERIQVELLPDSTPPTERDPEGLRGVVVWRRTYPPDEKVRILFGYAVSYPEGEQVPGF